A single Panthera uncia isolate 11264 chromosome E2 unlocalized genomic scaffold, Puncia_PCG_1.0 HiC_scaffold_19, whole genome shotgun sequence DNA region contains:
- the LOC125915636 gene encoding vomeronasal type-1 receptor 4: protein MIVVHNIKENMYDRLASGHLTVGIIFLSQTTVGIVGNFVLLYHYVSVYHTERRLRFTRLILMHLTIANSLVILSEGVPQTLAALGLKSFFTTFACKLFLYVQRVGRGLSISSTCLLSVFQTITISPMNSYWKDLKVKAPNYVGFSIFLCWNHYAFINLVFPLYVLYMPSQWSTKNITQEGDLGYCFTIHQEAVTVLLYAVLIVVPEVLFSVLMIWASGSMVFLLHRHKQRVQHIHSTNVSPRSSAESRATQSILVLVSTFVSFHSLSSIFHVSVAYIDNPSLWLVNTAVVISVCFPTVCPFFIMSRDYTLPRRCFSWIQNTKSCSVTGDI from the coding sequence ATGATTGTTGTTCataatataaaggaaaacatgtaTGATAGATTAGCTTCAGGGCATTTGACAGTAGGAATAATCTTCTTGTCACAGACGACAGTTGGAATTGTGGGCAATTTCGTTCTTCTTTATCATTACGTGTCCGTTTACCACACTGAACGCAGGCTGAGGTTCACCCGTTTGATTCTCATGCACTTGACTATAGCCAACTCCTTGGTCATTCTCTCTGAAGGAGTCCCCCAGACATTGGCAGCTTTGGGATTGAAATCTTTTTTCACTACATTTGCATGCAAACTTTTTTTGTACGTTCAGAGAGTGGGCAGGGGGTTGTCCATTAGCAGCACCTGCCTCTTGAGTGTCTTCCAGACCATCACGATCAGCCCGATGAACTCCTATTGGAAGGATCTTAAAGTCAAAGCCCCAAACTATGTTGGCTTCTCCATTTTCCTCTGCTGGAATCATTATGCATTTATAAATTTAGTGTTTCCTCTGTATGTGTTATATATGCCTAGCCAATGGAGCACCAAAAACATCACACAGGAAGGAGATTTGGGGTACTGTTTTACTATCCATCAGGAGGCAGTGACAGTCCTACTCTATGCAGTGTTGATAGTGGTCCCtgaggttttattttctgttctcatGATCTGGGCCAGTGGCTCCATGGTCTTCCTCCTGCACAGGCACAAGCAGCGGGTCCAGCACATTCACAGCACTAATGTCTCCCCCAGATCCTCTGCTGAGTCCAGAGCCACTCAGAGCATCCTTGTCCTGGTGAGCACCTTTGTGTCTTTCCACTCCCTCTCCTCCATCTTTCATGTTAGTGTTGCTTATATTGATAATCCCAGTTTGTGGCTGGTGAACACCGCTGTGGTGATCTCTGTGTGTTTTCCAACTGTCTGCCCCTTTTTCATTATGAGCCGAGACTATACTCTCCCCAGACGCTGCTTTTCCTGGatacaaaacacaaaatcctGTAGTGTTACTGGGGATATATAA